The Streptomyces europaeiscabiei genome window below encodes:
- a CDS encoding ATP-grasp domain-containing protein, with amino-acid sequence MTGEAFKDACRSLGFAVVSIYTISLDVLAEVAAQHREKDDLSLYARTPDDLPDDFGWPIKAVVPATEPGVFLADTLAGILNLPGNDPARAGARRNKAEMRDLAAAGGVRVPEYEIVRDFAEVPAAAGRIGYPLIIKPSTGAASRDVRLVAEPALLQATVRELSHHDLFGADIDQWLVERYARGRELAVNMFSMDGEHRVIDIWEYRQPGTADYDQPYWDLIQITDEDPDFSNAARFAGEVLECFGVRFGPSHIEIKCTDDGIYLIEIGSRLPGASIAEHWELNSSFRPYEDTLSVLLGDTDAPGKSFVVDGRVAFDALLAICCIRNDAHSGELKAIHGLVQAAEIPGVQVVHSPHQPGDFIPMTRDLNTVVAKLLVSGSARADVLETLRAVRSTISVEIT; translated from the coding sequence ATGACCGGCGAAGCGTTCAAGGACGCATGTCGTTCACTCGGATTCGCCGTTGTCTCCATCTACACGATCTCGTTGGATGTCCTGGCGGAAGTTGCCGCGCAGCACCGGGAAAAAGACGATTTGAGCCTGTACGCTCGAACGCCTGATGATCTCCCGGATGACTTCGGCTGGCCCATCAAGGCAGTCGTGCCGGCCACGGAACCCGGCGTTTTCCTTGCCGATACGCTTGCGGGCATCCTCAATTTGCCGGGCAATGACCCTGCGCGTGCCGGAGCCAGGCGAAACAAGGCGGAGATGCGAGACCTCGCCGCAGCCGGCGGCGTGAGGGTTCCGGAGTACGAGATCGTGCGCGATTTCGCCGAGGTGCCGGCCGCGGCGGGAAGGATCGGCTATCCGCTGATTATCAAGCCCTCGACCGGGGCGGCTTCAAGGGATGTTCGTCTCGTCGCAGAGCCCGCACTGCTCCAGGCAACTGTTCGCGAACTGAGCCACCATGATCTGTTCGGTGCCGATATCGACCAGTGGTTGGTCGAGCGCTATGCACGGGGCCGGGAATTGGCCGTCAACATGTTCTCAATGGACGGCGAACATCGGGTCATCGACATTTGGGAGTACCGGCAACCGGGCACGGCAGATTATGATCAGCCCTACTGGGACCTCATACAGATCACAGATGAAGATCCGGATTTTTCGAATGCAGCCCGGTTCGCCGGAGAAGTGCTGGAATGCTTCGGGGTCAGATTCGGTCCCAGCCACATCGAAATCAAGTGCACGGATGACGGAATCTACCTCATCGAAATCGGAAGCCGCCTGCCCGGAGCCTCGATCGCCGAGCACTGGGAATTGAACAGTTCGTTCAGGCCCTACGAAGACACCCTGTCGGTCCTGCTCGGCGATACAGATGCACCCGGTAAGTCTTTTGTAGTGGACGGGCGCGTCGCCTTCGATGCTCTGTTGGCAATCTGCTGTATCAGGAATGACGCTCACTCAGGGGAGCTCAAAGCAATTCATGGCCTCGTTCAGGCCGCCGAGATACCGGGCGTGCAAGTGGTTCATTCACCGCATCAACCGGGCGATTTCATTCCGATGACCCGCGATCTCAATACCGTGGTAGCGAAGCTGCTGGTGTCAGGATCCGCGAGAGCAGACGTCCTGGAAACTCTTCGAGCCGTTCGTTCGACTATCAGTGTGGAGATAACGTAA